From the genome of Mastacembelus armatus chromosome 12, fMasArm1.2, whole genome shotgun sequence:
GCAAcccacctgcacacacaaacacatcacagttTGTATTTCCTCCATGTGTTATCTTTTTGCTCATAGCTTTCAGGCATAGAAGTCTTGgaatcaaagattttttttaatgctcatCAAATTATCATTATATTTGTACCCGAGTATGAGAATTCaggtaaaatgtttttattcctaTAACTGGTTTATTTGATATAGGCTACAGGTTCAGAGTCTGACCTGCTGGTAACACTGTCTGAGTGTGAAGCCAAAGGCTCTAAGGCCTGTGGAGTGGCGTGCCAGTTTCAAGATCCTGAAGATCCGCATTAGGCGCATGATCCTCAGAACTTGACCCAcctacagagaaaaagagaagaaggacCAGTAAACACACCTGAGACAAGAAATCTAATTTGCTGGTTTCACCGTTATTTGGAGTCAGGGGCTGTTGGTATTTTCTGTTCTAAtcacctcctccttcaccaaTCAACCCCCTTTTCCCCACCTTTCCAACACGAGCCACAGTCTCGATGTCCCCTGAGTACAAATGTGTGTCCTTGTCCTCGAAGCACTCCAGGATCATCTGCAGGTAGTGCGGCAGGATGGCAATTAGGTCAACAGTGTTCAGCATGCTGCGTCCGAAACACTTGAGGTCAGGGGTGGACACCAGGCGCAGCAGGTATTCCAGGGTGAAGAAGGTGATGCATAATGTCTCAGCATACTCAAATCTGCCAACAGGCTGGCCTGACGCTGTCTGAAACAGATAAATagaaactgcttttttttccagtcactGCAACTTTTGAAGACGCTGATGTTAGATGGTAACCACTGGATTTAAAGAAAGACCTGCAATGATCTGCCCAATACAAATTTGCCATTATATTTCttccacacacaaatacacatacacacacaccttgtaCTGCATCTCCTCCACAGTATTGAGTGTCATGGCAACCAGAGAGACCAGCACGAAGATGGAGGATGCAACCCCCATCAGCTTGGCAGTGACTGAGGAGAACGGCTTTTCCATCAGGTTCCAGATTTTCCTCCGGGTTACCCCGAATGCCATGCCCTCAAATAACATCTCGTTCTCTTCACCTTCATCCACCTGGAGGACATAGGagagaagcaggaaaaatgTTGATTTCCCTGGCATAACAACATATAATGTAATAAATCGAAGTACTGCATCTTAACATAAGgacaaagcaaaaataaagaCCATGGGCTAAAACatgactgaattaaaaaaaaaaaaactaaatgtcagCAAGTGCATCTGAGTGGGCCCTCTTCTCTGGTGGAAACATCTGTCTAAATCTGTGGCAAGAAAAAGCTTATTCCCTGCTCTCCATCTGTCAAGACAGCAGAATGGAGAATGGTGATTTACAATGTGGGTCAGACAGACTCCGAGTCAGTGGCAAGATTAGGGACAAAATCTCAtgggtaaaagtaaaaaaaaaaaaaaaactgctcttTTACAACTCTGCTGCATCCTTTCTGTATGACCTTTAGGGAAAAAGGTGAAATGCACAGCCAACACACCTCTGCAATGAGCTGCCTCTGTATTTTCAGCTGCTCGTTCAGCTCATCTTGCCTCTCTTCGAAGGAGATGCGGCAGCAGCGATGGCTGTTTTTGATTCTGACGCCCCAGTAGTTTATCTCCTCCAGGAAGTTGCGAGGGCACAGCTCATCTTTAATCCACAGCACTCCAGTTCTGACGGGAGAAGACAGTCAGGACAATGGTGTCAGTGGTGAGAGGAAAGCTCATGATTGTGTTGAAAGTGAGTCATGTTTATATTCTCTAATCATCTCATGTCACCTGTAGAAGTTAAAGATGTTGTGGAAGATTTTGGGATCTCGATCAAAGAAGAACTCGTTGTTCTGGACTATGTAGTCATCACACAGATCCAGCTTCCTGCTGTGGTCTGTGTATGTGGCCAGCCGGCCAATACGTGTTTTTGGATACTTGGCAGCTAACCTATAGGGCAGGTGATACACCTGGAGAAGAGGAAATATGGGAATGATGCTAAGTACAAATAAACTAGTAAAGAACGATATTGGCTTTTACAACACCAGCCAAATAAATGTCCATCATTAACCAGGTGATAATAGAGAATCATATTGAAATTAGATTTATTCATATAACTCAAACAGGCTATTCGATATCTCTCTTGCTGCAACAAAGTTAGTTTTATCATATAttatgtgaaagatttagcagcatctagtggagagattgcagaatgcaatcttctgagcacccctcacaTTCATCTTTGTTTCCAGACATAAAGGAGAGTACAGCGGTCGTCACCTTTAAACCAAAATGTAATTCCCTGtttagagccagtgtttggtttgtccattctgggctactgtataACATGGCAGTGCAAAATGGCTTCccctgtgaaaggagacccgctcactatgtagatttaaatggATCAttcaagattaaaaaaatgcaatggttggtattttctggtgactACAGactaatgaaaacatattaataaaaattatgttcattaatatgaacattttctaacagactgctgtaaatattacacattacacCTTTAAGCTGCTTTATATTTTTTCCAGTAATTGTAGTCTATAAAGTGTCAGACAATAGTGAACTGACTTTGAGTCAAAAACATTAAGACCAAATTGCTCCTTTTGCAAAAAGAAGCTATAAAATTGTTCAACCTAAAATAGCACTAAACTTAGAAAAGCATGAGTGATTGATATCAGTCTGGTTTAGAGCCGTTTATTTATGGTAGAAGTTTACTAACGTTACCGTTCCTCCTACGTTGATGTTGAGAATGAATTGTTTGGTCGGAGAGAACAACAAGCGGGAGGGAGACTGCTGGAATtgatcctcctcctcctcctcctcatcatcatacTCGGCATAGAGATCATAAATGTCTCTGCCAAGATCCTTCACAAATAAAAGCCGTATgttgattaatttattttgagCTTACATAAAATTGGACCTGCAAATAATTATTGATCATGGTGCAAAAATAGCCTGAATTACAGTACGATTTCATGATTTTGAGAAGGACTACAACAAATTCTAAAcatgtaaaagtgaaaaaagtgtCTGACCTGCATGGAGTTCCATGGCTTAAAGGTGCAGATTAAATCCAGACTTTCTGTTGGGTCTTTGACAGCTTGAATCCGGCTGCCGAGCTTGTAGCTGTGGAACAAACTCCTGCTTCGAGCCCTGAGTTGGGTCAACATGCTCACTGCCGTTTGTTTGAAATCTAAAATTAATTAACCTACATGTAGACACTTCTCTGACATTtcactctcaaacacacacgacTGGCATtttgcacatgtacacaaaatctcacacagtacagtacaaatgAGTGAGCACGCGTACAAGGATGATAAATGTCAGAAAGAAATCAGAACTCGCACACAGAGTAATGAAGTAGGATGGGACTCTTGGTCTAATGCTGCTGACTGAGATGATCTGGGTGCTTAAAGTTTTAAATACCATTatcctcttccctctctctccgcctctctctctcccctcccatCAGCTTTAACATATAACTTTACAATTTTGGTAAACTTAGGTTGGTCAATATGGTTGAAGTCAATATATTTTCAGCTAAGTTTGGATGGGATGGCAATGTCAATCCACTGTGTTGGTCCACAATGAAGTATCgcttaaaataattttgtgttGATGGTGACAGAGGTAGTCTGCTTACAGACAACcttaacatttgttttagtaATAACTCAGTTCACATTGATGTAAAAACCAGCCAAGCCTGACTCGGAGTGAAACTTTATCATACTGAAGATTTTTGTAATAACTTAAATTTTAAGTACGATACATTGTGAAAATGattaattcaattttcaatGTATAACTCAGTTTTATAGTGGACTGTGCCAGAAGCCCTCCCTCCTACTTAACTTAAACCTTTACATCTGACATCTCTGCCCTAATCCAAGTGCGTTTGACGTTTTTGATGGCAAGCTGTCAGATCAGTGGAGATTAATCCCCACTGCAGTTAAACGGGGATAATGAACTGATGGAGACGGGCTCATTCCAAATACATTGACAAAGGCTGTTCCACCATCTCAGCCCACATCCTTAACTTCACAAACATGTCTCCTGTTGAACTGCTCTGGCCAAGACAAAGATTAAACAGTAATTGATGCAGAGAGTAAGAAGAGCTTTAAGCTGTGTAACATGTGGGTTTCATATTTCATTGTGATTCCTTAAggtatttttttccttttatccaGATAGCAGTAAATCCCTTTTGTAGAGATAGATCCTTCATCTTGTTTGTAGTCTGAATCCTCCTCCTGCCCTCTGATTCATCATTGCTGTTctctcatttttaatttgaatagGAAAGGTCAGACTTCACCTTTGGAACAGTAGTTTGGCAAAATTATCGTCACTCTTAATCTTATTCTTTGGGTTTAAATTGTTTCAAATGAACAGACTGAGTTCAGAGTGAAGTAAACAGTGTCAAAGCTGAGTTACTGTACAAGTCTTTCCTTATTCTGGCAAAACAGGTTCTAAACCAAGTCATTTTACTTCATTCCACATCACAGGTCTCTGCTAATCTGTGCTCCAGTCCATAAAGGTGCTGGATGGAGTTGCAGTCAGGGCTCTGAGCAGTCACTAAACTAAATGggggagggagaaaaaaatctattaacaTGGCGATATGCACTGCAGCACTACTGTGCTGAAACAGCCTCACACACTTTTTTGACAAGCAGTGTATCAGCATATACACAACACGAATAAAGAGGTGGTCATGTTTTCATCAATATCCTGGATAAGGTTTTAATTCTGTAGTGATTTGCAAATCTTCACAGATACAGAGCTCTTaattgtcccccccccccctgtacaATGCTAGAAAATGTTCACAGCAacagcacacaaacatagaaAATAGTTTACCAAagtcagttgtattttttttttttttttttttatatatatattttttctttcttgttaaaTACATCTGATCTCTAACCCTGGTATGATGCCCAAACATAGCAAAAAACTGATTTCAATCAAATGTATACAATCTTATTTACACAAGGAACATTTGATCAAAGTGCATTGAAGAGAGTCCTGATTGACAGTCATGATGGGTAAATATATACAATGTTTACAAATGCTGAAACCACTGCAATACTTACACACTGCTTCTATGATAACAGTAATCATAATGTGACTGAGAAAACTACTtgtaggaaacaaaaaaaacaaatgaattaacAATAAGGAAAACTTACATCTTTTAGAAATTACTGCCCAAAACACAATCCAATCAAATTATTCCAACATCTGAGCCTATTAGATCAGAAGAGGCAAGAGAAGTTTGGACCTAGTTTTCCCAGGGAATGCATTATTAGTTATCAAGCCTCACACCATCTTCAAGACTGACAGCTAAATACCATTTCAGATCTTGTGCAGCAGTTGATCTGTATTGTGAGAAATACTGTGTCCACATGTAAGTCTGAGGTTTAGTCCGAATACAAAGCCCAGTAAGGGATGATCAAACTATGGAAATTCATAACATTTCTCTAATCTGTTGTGAAAAGATGGCAGCAGACCACTTTGGGAGTGTAgggcaatgaaaaaaaaagtaaatcagagccaaaataaataaataaataaaaatctgtaaaaatttgagtgtgctgaaagaaaacagtaaTGACACAATTCATTGTAGTATTCACATATTAGTTAACATTTCCTCCAGTCATCCTCTCCACAGAAAATGGCATAATGCACTTCAGAAGGCATGTGGTCGTACTGTaagggctgctgctgctacgGACAACTGTCAGCATGGGACACCATGCAACACCACAAGCCGccgtaaaaaaacaaaaaaaaaaaaccctagaCAATCAGGATAAATCGTCATCTGTGCTCACTATCGAAAtctggagacagagagagggagggggaagagaaagacagaattgacttatgtaaatattttgtgttctgTCCAAGATAAAGCAGTGTAGCCTAGCTTAACAGGGTGAAATAACAGAATAACATTTATAAAGATCCTTGTTGTACTGCCTTTTGTTTGTTCaatacatacaaacaaataaCTCTTATTTTAGGCAGGATTTTATGCTGCAAAAGTCTTTTTGGCTTCTCCCCATCTGAATGTACAGAGATGTGTGCTGCAGCTGTGAGGGCGACAGCTGAGGTTTGTGTCCATCTAGTGGCCCTGTCCAGCATAGGTTAATCACTAATCTGTCACATCACAGAGATGTGGATGGCCAATAATACACCAAGGATTACTAAAGGCCACAAGCTCAGGGTGGGAGTGAAGGACATTCAGTCTAATGCAGGGCAAACGTATTTAAGCTGCACAGCTGTTCGGAAAGTCTTAAGTatgagtttgttttattttattgtaaacacGCAATTAAAGTTGCTGTGTGCAACATTTTGTGCGTTCTAGGTCATATGACGTCTACTGATGACTCAGGCATTTTGCTGACCCTCTCGTAGCCACAATCCATTTTGCTCTTTGggtgtatttttgtttactCACCGCAGGATAGGTGTGTCCTACGTTAGCACTGTGCCGCGTGATGTCGATGTTGAGGTCTTCTTCAGTGGTCTTCAGGTAGACGGGATTATCGAAGTTCATGCTCTTCTGGTTCTTCATCTGCCAATTTCTCCACATCAGGTAGCCACCGGCTGCTGCCATTGCCAGCAGCACTGAGCAGAGCAACAACATTGTGAGATAATCAGTAATTCAGTATACAAGTTGACAAATCAGGGAATAACTATAGTTCCCACATATGTATAGCAATTTGTAAACAGCATCTCATGGGGGTGAAAATGCTTAACGCTTAGTTTGTGCCCTCAAGTTACACCCTCAATACATTTAAATTGTTCCTCCTTAAACTACCTCTTTTTGTTTAGATTTCACACTTTTGCTTTGTTGAAACATTCTAAAAATATTGTCACAGCAGGAGCAAGCTGctgttaaaaaggaaaaatattgAGAAGCAACTGTTGCAGTGAGAAAGCATATTCAGTGATAACTTTGAAGCAAGTAATGTTAGCATTTAACCCCAACATGTCACCTCTCAGCTTGTGAATGCATATAACAGCTATAatgatggtttaaaaaaaaaaacaaaaaaaacaacccatcattctgtgtgtatgtaagaGTTAACTACTCACAGACAGGCAGTATGGCCCAGGCAGCAGCAGACCCTCTGGCTGTAGAGTTTACCTGGATTGAAGTGCTCACATTGGTATCTGGGGAGagggaaaaataaattttaacaCCAACTTCACCATCAAATTCATCCAGTATTTACTGCTGATTGCAAGAGCTGATTTACAAGTATGTGACGCAGGCTGGAGGGAACATGGCTCAGATGATCACACTACACATGGGGCACACTGGGAAACATGTTCTAGCATTTGTTAACCTTGCGAAAGTTGCCAACCACACATGAATAATCACTTGTCACTTCCCAAATGTTTCTCTGCTTCTACCAGAGAACAGAAGTGTTTTGTTTGATACTGAAAgataaaaaggggaaaaaaacaacaaacaaaaaaaacatgttcagagaagaaaaaaagaaacatgcgACTGTCAAAACCTCCTGAAAGACCATCATTGACGTCAAAGAAAAATTAGCAAAGACTTTGGGTACAGACAGCATTGTTTTTTCATATGAAAATGGGCTTACTCAAACATGTACATACAAAATACCATCTACTAGCATAATCCAGTCAAAATTATGAATTAGCCTGAAAATATTCAATACAGGCCTTTAAAAGAACAAACCCAAGCTGAAGACACTcctttcaaatgaaaatttcaCATGAATTCTAACTTAACAATTTAGCTCGAATCATGCCAAAGATAAATGTTAACTTTGTTGCAGCAGTttgtaaagaaacattttattttgcttccaACATCAACATTATCCAGACTCAGGGTGTTCATGAAGCAGGCCAGAGCATTCACAAGGGTCAGAAACAAGTGAGTGACATGACTGGCAAAGAGCTTGGCAAAGACTTcaggagaaagagacaaaacaagctCTAACTAGTGTTGTTCCTGCCAGTTCGCTCTGCAGCCAACTGGCTTGTTGATGTCAACAACATGCCTCCTTCACTGCCTATCGGCCACAAAATCTATAGGACATGGAGTAGCCCGCTGGTCAAATGTCAAcaagataaagacaaaaataaatacacaaacctCTAAAAGTAACTTTGGGCAATAACTAGTAGTAAAGGATCTAGGGATAGCAACATTATTCTGTCCACCACTAAGATATTTCCATTTGcaacaaatcacacacaccacacacacacacacacacacacacacacacacaaagacaaatgtaaTCACTTTACCCTTCACTCTTTCTCTACCACCATAATCAAAGCAAAGTTTAAtttgtccagtactttggtTTTGTATATTGTCTTTAGTACTAACTggcaaatataaatacattaatatGCTAAACTGAGATGCTGCACATGCTATAATACTTCTCAAACAGCATGTCAACAGGATGATTGAGAGCATGTAGTGGGGGTGATATTAGCCTTTAGAACAAAGCACCAATGTGCCCAAAGAGaacctcacagagctgctagctATAAGTGCCTAGTCTCTTCCAAAGGACAGGACTAGAactattacatatttttctatGAACAAATTCAATGAAACAATCAAAACCAACTATCCTTCAGTACTTTATTACTTccctgccctgtgtgtgtggcatCTTAAACTCAGTTGGTTGTACATAAGTCCATAAAGCAGTAACAAGTTACATTTTACATAATTAAAGAGACAGCTGAAAGACCTAAAAGCTAGTTGTTATGGTGGTCAAGTTAGCGAAGTGTGGCCATTTATacagtcagaaaataaaaagcaaaacagatgtTTACTTTCTATATTCATGTATAAATATTGCCATGCCagattaatacacatttggtgTGCTAGTGAATATTTCCAAAATATCCAATACAACAGTATGGCTGACAGTTTTCTAAATAACAGTGCAGTTCTGTGGcatacaggaaaaaaatgtcaggCACTGGTTACCAAACAttctagtagtagtagtacattTTTTGGTTTTGACCTTTTGTAAGATCTGTTAACAGATGATAAATGTTGATATTTTTCTACCTTTCATACTTGTCTTTCTGTGGAAGAACAGATTCCTACCAATCACAAAGGAAAAGCATGAAATTCTGTGAAACTTTTGATTCACTAGGGCAGGCATACATTATCTGCATGCTCCTCACTAAGGTCAGataacctttttaaaaaaaaaaaaaaaaaaaccgtcAGACTTGGTTTCTATTTAATAGAGATGTCTGATGGATTACATACGCTATGTGTAAAGCAATACAATAAATGGAACTGAATGGTTTTGGTTATTTAGCTCAGTGTTTctcaatcctggtcctcaaggaccccTGCCCTACTTGCCgctaattacctggatcaggtgtactcagccaatcagaagtggGAAGGAcagagttggaaaacaagcagggcaggggtcTTTGAGGACCAGGGACTGAGAACCACTCATTTAGCCATTTTAGATACTACCTTGTTTCTGCCACTAGGTGAGGCTAATGAGTTGCACATGCTACAAACATTTGGTTGTGGAGTGAGTTTTAAGTTGAAATGTGATTTAATATACAAATAATCTACAACAGCTAAGTTAACATTAGCACAGGAGCAGAACAAGAAAATCATAATACCATATACGTATGCATTCAGAAACCTCAAGAAATACGGTAAGAACAGCTTTTACCTACATTACGATTTGaacacaaaatgtcaacagGAACTCATCCGTGAAAAGTCTGTGCTCCTTGTGTTAAACACCTAATTCTGGCTTTACTTTACCaatcacattttaaactttCTAAATCTGAAATATGTTCAAATCTAAGGAAGAAATTTGAACCATGGTAAAGTGCATAGTTACATTTtgcaaaaagcaaaagcagTTTAGCAGGAAAAAACTAGAATTCCTAATTAGATTTCAGGGACCTGAAACATACAGCATCCAAACTGTAGACAAATCCAATGTAAAGTTTACTTTAAACGCAGGCAATGCATTTATGCAGCTGGGTAGAAAAGTCTTAAATAAaacctgccttttttctttctatgtCAACAggtttttcaataaaaaattCATATGAATGGCTGGAGTATCGTGCCTACAGTAGGACaattagaaaattaattttttttaaaaatgacagtacTGCACTACATTTACAATGAACTTACTGTTTCTTATATTAGGCAGTGAATGAATGACAGTTCTGATGTAAAGAGAGATGTGGGTGAAAGCTTAAGAAGAGGTTGCCATTATTGCTGGCACGGTTAAATACAAAGTTGTCACCTATGGGAGATTTTAGACCGACATGTGGGTGCTCTCCACTGCCATGACCAATACACCAAAAGACAGAATGGCATTTGTCCTTTCAGCAGAGTTCAGAGAACTTTGACACTTTATGCcgtttttttctttggtttgtcACCAGTTTGTCTGTTTAGTCCCATTTGCAGTTGGATTAGCTGCTATGAGCCCAGGTTTCCACTGTAACCATGGATATAGAAAAACAAGAGCTGTGTATCAGAGGTACAGATGTGATTTTCAGTGTTCAAAATTAATTTTACTGAAGATGTTAAAACAAGTCAATTCAAAAggtaagtttaaaataaaagtatttagAAATAAACTACTGATGTATTTTGTTAGGGTTAGAGGTCAACctagttttgtcatttttaagaTAATTGGCATCAGCCGATAGCTAAGCAGCTGATTAATAGGCAGGTGCATATGCAGGAAGCAGTGTTGTGGGACCCGTGTCACACTGCccaacaaatgaaaaaattcagttgtgtttacattaaatgtagtgttaaaataaattataaatttgGCTCAACATATCagtcacataaaataaaaaaataaatctgcacCATTAATTAGCCATAGGCTGTCATGATTTGTAAAAAATTGGCATCAACCACTGAGGAGgggaacaaacaaacaaaaacccatATTGGTTGACCTCTAGGGTAGGACTGTCAAGTTCAATTAGAAATTTCAGGCCTAAACAGCAAAAGACTACACAAATAGCTATAATGGAACtgttctttaaatatttcaggaTACATCACAATGTTCTAAATGAAGTGTGTATATCTGAATATGCATCACAACCCAACCAGAAACACCAAAGCAGACAAAAGCTATTTGTACACATACAGCTAGGCAAGAGAAAGTCTTTCAACCAAAAGGTTAGAGTATATCTACAGCACAGTTGGCACAAGAATCGCTTTTACAATTTCATTTTGGTAGTAGGTTAACAAAAGCACCGACTCACAGATGCGTAGTTGTaggaaagaaaaactgcaaCCGTACCAAGAGCCAGttaagcagcagcagatgttcCACAGTTTAACAattcaaatagaaaaacacCTCCTGAACTCACAGTGAGGGAGAACAATTATTCAATTTTTAAAGCCAAACCATGCCTTAAAGTGAGCTATTATCCTAGAGACGTTCTGCAGAAAAGACGGCGACTGATGGCTTTACCTGTGGACGGCTTTATTAGAGCTTTCCCATCATCCTTTGAGGAATCTTTGGTAGAAGGGTCTGTCATAGAGAGAGCCAAAAATCATGCTTTTGACAACAGAGACTTAACATCCAACTACAGTAGATGTGCTATATTTAAACTGCATACATGAAAATAGGCCTTGAAATGAGATCTGATCTCAGGACACTAAACTAGTAAACAAATGCTCGATAGATAAAACTGCTATCCTGCTAATGttagcaaaaacaaaagccaagcAAAAGCAGCAAACTGTTAAGAGCATCTACAATGTACAGCAGCAGCATAACTTCATATGAGGAAAAGtctgttttcctgctttgaTCAACAGTTAACGCTCAACATGCATACaagcacagagggagagaagcagtTTACGAGTTTAAATCAGTAAACTCGTTTTACTGGGACATCCGTGTTGGCAGCTATTCAACCAGGACAGACAGCTGCAACAATAAAATCCTTACAGGTAGATCAGTAAGTGTACAACCTTGATTAGCAGAGGCAGCAGTGTTGATGTTTACTGTGAACCCACAGGGCCATTAGGTCTGCTTTAGGACTTTGAAATTAATGCATATGATGCTTACTGCCAAACAGAAACCTTTAAGAACAGTCAAACTCACTAGAGCAGTTTTCTAGCCTATTCTAGAGCTCACACTAATAACTGGTTAGTTTGTCAGTACCAAAACAATGAGAATTGTGCTTAATTAAAAATTTAAGTCatctattaaaacaaaaatgacaaaagctaAAAGCATACCCCCAGATTTAGCAGTGCACTGCTATAACACTGctagtttctttttctttaaaagcaaaaaaaagaaaaaaaaaaaaaaaaaaaaaaattctattaGAACTAGAAGCTATTTTTTATACATTCTTCTACCTTGTCCAAATCCAGTTCCTGTATAACCCACAAGAAAACTCAACAGCTGATAGTGCAGTCAGATTCAGCTGCGGCTACTTgtagttcccagagtttccaaaagcagactgggaggcagagcctttagctatcaagctcctctcctgtggaaccagctcccagcctgggttcaggaggcagacactctctgtacttttaaggctagacttaaaaccttcctctttgacaaagcgtatagttagggctgacttcaggtaaccctgaaccatcccttagttatgctgctataggcctagactgcctgaggaccatcggtgcactgagctcccctaccccaactctcccctcacatgtatattccaccattgaatgtcactaaccttgtgctctctctctcccctagtttgtgctctctctctctctctctctctctctctgtaccttctgcaggtgtccctggtcctggagctgtatattgctgatgtgcagttactggccccaccaacctgcagtgtctatctgttgtttattgttgctgttcttttctctctgctctatccactcaccccaaccggtcgaggcagatggccgcccaaactgagcccggttctgctggaggtttgttcttccgttaaaagggagttttttctctccactgtcaccaagtgcttgctcataagggattggttgggatttttgttttttctaaagtgtcttgagatgattgtattgtgatttggcgctatacaaataaaatttaattgaattaaatttgtgctatacaaattaaGCTGAATCCAAACCAAGTGCCATCTCTTTACAGAGGCTCCCTCCAGAGCAAGAAAAGGCTTATAAAAACTGCATGCAGAAGAACTCACTAAGACCTGCAAACAGACTTggatgtgtttatttcttcacgttccttttta
Proteins encoded in this window:
- the kcnv2a gene encoding potassium voltage-gated channel subfamily V member 2, which gives rise to MLTQLRARSRSLFHSYKLGSRIQAVKDPTESLDLICTFKPWNSMQDLGRDIYDLYAEYDDEEEEEEDQFQQSPSRLLFSPTKQFILNINVGGTVYHLPYRLAAKYPKTRIGRLATYTDHSRKLDLCDDYIVQNNEFFFDRDPKIFHNIFNFYRTGVLWIKDELCPRNFLEEINYWGVRIKNSHRCCRISFEERQDELNEQLKIQRQLIAEVDEGEENEMLFEGMAFGVTRRKIWNLMEKPFSSVTAKLMGVASSIFVLVSLVAMTLNTVEEMQYKTASGQPVGRFEYAETLCITFFTLEYLLRLVSTPDLKCFGRSMLNTVDLIAILPHYLQMILECFEDKDTHLYSGDIETVARVGKVGQVLRIMRLMRIFRILKLARHSTGLRAFGFTLRQCYQQVGCLLLFIAMGIFMFSAMVYTVEHDVSNTNFTSIPNAWWWAAVSISTVGYGDMLPETNLGRIFAFTCISFGIILNGMPISILYNKFSDYYSKLKSHEYSAISRARGKLHFSKRAAKKLAEYCEDAVQPRTI